A portion of the Bombus terrestris chromosome 3, iyBomTerr1.2, whole genome shotgun sequence genome contains these proteins:
- the LOC100644393 gene encoding peptidyl-prolyl cis-trans isomerase G: MKRNVSNHSYRDEKLRSSRRENYETGLRRTEEERLRRKREKWIIEQQMLREHERLKEKKILEYEIRRALEKGLPLPMGRFSHHSSNKNKSKSPESQQRTVATSNTSNTSILSKKLEPSDGTTPLFKGLEGIQINAAELRRIKVCIHRNSFTEDTQRNVPDEATTDDLQRDIINFEDVLVKRREGEGSKSIFEREEIKSARVKTEEIVEHRTVVAINNENLENKPEANKKYTTSSRSRSPRYRSSHHTRYKDSKHNNRDSYRNDRDRDHSRGGSREYKEKVRPHSQLHTAEEKHLRKRKSHRDNSHSREGEQRAWAKDCHNSNKSSKHERPYRERSRERFRERRERDKSGERTLPSSHYIEPIPVPVYYGGFPPRPIMVGHLVPIRRQVPPLGGIRHMMSPLRPFPPRFIKPDIYKFCSLPNPNLGQCINGGFMMNGKLPH, encoded by the exons atgaaacgaaacgtgTCGAATCATTCTTATCGTGATGAAAAATTAAGATCATCACGCAGAGAAAATTATGAGACTGGTTTACGAAGAACAGAAGAAGAAAGATTACGACGTAAGCGTGAAAAATGGATTATAGAACAACAAATGCTACGAGAACATGAAAGGTTGAAGGAGAAGAAGATCTTAGAATATGAAATACGCCGTGCTCTCGAGAAAGGTTTACCATTGCCCATGGGTAGATTTTCACATCACAGTAGCAATAAGAATAAAAGTAAATCCCCGGAAAGTCAACAGAGAACTGTTGCTACATCAAATACATctaatacatctatattatctaAAAA ATTAGAGCCATCAGATGGTACAACACCATTATTTAAAGGACTAGAAGGCATACAAATTAATGCAGCAGAACTACGAAGAATCAAAGTATGTATTCACAGAAATTCATTCACAGAAGATACTCAGAGAAATGTACCAGACGAAGCAACAACTGATGATCTACAACGAGATATTATCAATTTTGAAGATGTTTTGGTCAAAAGAAGAGagg GAGAGGGATCCAAATCTATATTTGagagagaagaaataaaaagcgCAAGAGTTAAAACAGAAGAAATTGTGGAACATCGTACAGTTGTtgctataaataatgaaaatttgg aaaacaAGCCGgaagcaaataaaaaatatactactTCTTCAAGGAGTCGAAGTCCTCGATATAGATCATCCCATCATACCAG GTATAAAGATTCAAAACATAATAACAGGGATAGTTATAGAAATGATAG agACAGAGATCATAGTAGAGGTGGAAGTAGAGAGTATAAAGAAAAAGTCAGGCCACATAGTCAATTGCACACTGCAGAGGAAAAGCATctgcgaaaaagaaaaagtcaTAGAGATAATTCACATTCAAGGGAAGGAGAACAAAGAGCATGGGCCAAAGATTGTCACAACAG cAACAAATCATCTAAACACGAAAGACCTTAtcgagaaagatcgagagagcgattccgagaaagaagagaaagggatAAGTCTGGAGAACGTACACTGCCTTCATCACATTATATTGAACCCATTCCTGTTCCTGTTTATTATGGA GGTTTTCCTCCGAGACCAATAATGGTTGGACATTTGGTTCCAATTCGAAGGCAAGTACCACCTTTAGGAGGAATTAGGCATATGATGAGTCCATTAAGACCATTTCCACCACGATTTATTAAGCcagatatatataaattttgttcacTTCCAAATCCta atTTAGGCCAATGTATTAATGGAGGATTTATGATGAATGGAAAATTGCCGCATTAA
- the LOC100644514 gene encoding CD2 antigen cytoplasmic tail-binding protein 2 homolog, translated as MKMYKRKFDELEDNNVRKAPVKNSLDSDEEDDDANEDNYNIMSDDEIEGAEDGPSAPETNVGFTAFNMKEELEEGHFDKQGHYLWNKEKEIRDNWLDNIDWMQIKPSSTASVKKESQSSKTLGLAHSDSEDEDPDIMFNPTQVYKQILEYLQPGETVSKALCRLGKGKKRLTTAERWKRKQEKKPIEDDQNSISITKLTELANELLTRTGNMDIYQESYEQIKKKVELGDKHAHPSKQEAELDMYADDFDIKEKAKLDENESNNKGIDNSEADEAKEVTWELKWSQDENAEVYGPHTSEEMNAWAREGYFKSGAWVRRTGQNNQFYDAARVDFELYL; from the exons ATGAAAATGTATAAACGTAAATTTGATGAATTAGAAGATAATAATGTTAGAAAAGCACCAGTAAAAAACTCGTTAGATTCGGATGAAGAAGATGATGATGCTAACGAGGATAATTACAATATAATGAGCGATGATGAAATTGAAG GTGCCGAAGATGGACCAAGTGCTCCAGAAACAAATGTGGGGTTTACAGCATTTAATATGAAAGAGGAATTAGAAGAAGGACATTTTGACAAACAAGGCCATTATCTTtggaacaaagaaaaagaaattagagATAATTGGTTAGACAACATTGATTGGATGCAG ATCAAACCGAGTTCTACAGCAAGTGTAAAGAAGGAAAGCCAAAGCAGTAAAACACTTGGACTGGCACATAGCGATAGTGAAGATGAAGATCCAGATATAATGTTCAATCCAACTCAGgtttataaacaaatattgGAATACTTACAACCTGGAGAAACTGTTTCTAAGGCTTTGTGCAGGCTTG gaaaaggaaaaaaaagattaaCTACTGCAGAGAGATGGAAAAGAAAACAGGAAAAGAAACCGATAGAGGATGATCAAAATTCTATTAGTATAACAAAATTAACAGAATTGGCAAATGAATTGTTAACTCGTACTGGAAATATGGATATATATCAAGAAAGTTACgagcaaataaaaaagaag GTTGAACTAGGAGATAAACATGCTCATCCTTCAAAACAGGAAGCAGAGTTGGATATGTATGCTGATGATTTTGACATAAAAGAGAAAGCAAAATTGGATGAGAatgaaa gTAATAATAAAGGAATTGATAATTCTGAAGCAGACGAAGCTAAAGAAGTAACATGGGAATTAAAATGGTCACAAGATGAAAATGCAGAAGTTTATGGTCCTCATACAAGTGAGGAAATGAATGCATGGGCAAGGGAAGGTTATTTTAAAAGTGGAGCTTGGGTGCGAAGAACGGGTCAAAATAATCAGTTTTATGATGCTGCAAGAGTGGATTTCGAACTTTATCTGTGA